A genomic segment from Dietzia psychralcaliphila encodes:
- a CDS encoding IMPACT family protein, translating to MTDPGTRVLRLSAGPDVTGEYEEKRSRFLAVLRRCDDEEGARALVADLRRAHPAARHHCSAFLVDVPGASRIERSNDDGEPSGTAGTPMLEVLRGSGLTGVSAVVVRWFGGTKLGTGGLVRAYGSAVSAAVDEAWRAGRVVEVTRTPAWRAEVDHTLAGGLEGAVRAAGAQVLGVDYGRRVALTVAGDIEQLGPILAARSSGGVEWRAAGVATTENAARRRDMES from the coding sequence ATGACCGACCCCGGTACGCGCGTGCTCAGGCTGTCCGCCGGCCCGGACGTCACCGGTGAGTACGAGGAGAAGCGTTCGAGGTTCCTCGCAGTACTGAGGAGGTGCGACGACGAGGAGGGCGCCCGCGCGCTGGTCGCGGACCTCCGCCGTGCCCATCCGGCAGCGCGCCACCACTGCAGTGCCTTCCTCGTGGACGTCCCCGGTGCCAGCCGGATCGAGCGCAGCAACGACGACGGCGAACCCTCCGGCACCGCCGGGACCCCCATGTTGGAGGTGCTGCGTGGCAGTGGGCTGACGGGCGTGAGCGCGGTGGTCGTGAGGTGGTTCGGAGGCACGAAGTTGGGCACGGGCGGGCTCGTGCGGGCGTACGGTTCGGCGGTGTCGGCGGCCGTCGACGAGGCGTGGCGGGCGGGCCGGGTCGTAGAGGTGACGCGGACACCGGCGTGGCGCGCGGAGGTCGACCACACGCTGGCGGGAGGGCTCGAAGGGGCCGTTCGCGCCGCGGGGGCGCAGGTGCTCGGGGTGGACTACGGCCGGCGGGTGGCGTTGACCGTGGCCGGGGACATCGAGCAGCTGGGGCCGATCCTGGCCGCCCGGAGCTCTGGTGGTGTCGAATGGCGTGCGGCAGGGGTGGCGACCACCGAGAACGCGGCGCGGCGCCGAGATATGGAATCCTGA
- a CDS encoding nitroreductase translates to MTDAATTLEQILDDRYSCRGFTSEPVPEETIDRILQMAQRTASWCNSQAWQVDLVTGQATAEFGKHLTEYVLGNGMRSDLPAPERYEGVYGERRRASGYGLYTALGIERSDKDARLTQMLENYRFFGAPHVAVITSDAGLGTYGAVDCGGYVATFLAAASSLGVSTCAQAALALYSDGVREHLGIPEDRLIVCGIAFGYADPEHPANTFRADRADLTDVVRRHG, encoded by the coding sequence ATGACCGACGCCGCCACCACGCTCGAGCAGATCCTCGACGACCGCTACAGCTGCCGAGGGTTCACGTCCGAGCCCGTCCCCGAGGAGACGATCGACCGGATCCTGCAGATGGCCCAGCGCACGGCGTCCTGGTGCAACTCACAGGCCTGGCAGGTCGACCTGGTCACCGGGCAGGCGACCGCCGAGTTCGGCAAGCACCTCACCGAGTACGTGCTGGGCAACGGCATGCGCTCCGATCTGCCGGCGCCCGAGCGCTACGAGGGCGTGTACGGCGAACGGCGGCGGGCCAGCGGTTACGGCCTCTACACCGCGCTGGGCATCGAGCGTTCCGACAAGGATGCGCGACTGACCCAGATGTTGGAGAACTACCGGTTCTTCGGCGCCCCGCACGTCGCGGTGATCACCTCCGACGCAGGCCTGGGCACCTACGGCGCGGTCGACTGCGGTGGCTATGTGGCGACGTTCCTGGCGGCGGCGTCCTCGCTGGGCGTGTCCACCTGCGCGCAGGCCGCGCTCGCGCTCTACTCAGACGGAGTCCGCGAGCATCTGGGAATCCCCGAGGACCGGCTGATCGTGTGCGGGATCGCGTTCGGCTACGCCGACCCCGAACATCCGGCCAACACGTTCCGGGCGGATCGCGCGGACCTCACGGACGTGGTTCGCCGCCACGGCTGA
- a CDS encoding type IV toxin-antitoxin system AbiEi family antitoxin domain-containing protein yields the protein MTDINGLRSRLLTTQQLLGRGLSSQALSRSVEARELIRIRPGFYVEGDARELPRDARHLLSVLAADTALGCPVFSHSSAAVILGLPSWGLALRRVVVSEDGAKGRTRTTNLTAHRTLRLRRDDVISVDGLRVTKPALTVVDLATSARRDAAVAVADAAVNGGLVSVPALECALEQAVGRMGIKKARAAMVMVDGRSESVAETLSRLSFSDYGLPTPETQANIFDTHGNRIARVDFFWREYGVIGECDGFGKYFDGADSAETRRRLAREKDRDAELMALGYRVVHWRWADLEQPWLLAERIRRVLFPVAA from the coding sequence GTGACCGACATCAATGGCCTGCGCTCCCGTCTCCTCACCACACAACAACTTCTCGGCCGGGGCCTGAGCAGTCAGGCGCTCAGCCGTTCCGTGGAGGCACGCGAGTTGATCCGTATCAGGCCCGGGTTCTACGTCGAGGGCGACGCGCGTGAGCTCCCCCGCGACGCGCGTCACCTGCTGTCGGTTCTGGCCGCGGACACGGCACTCGGTTGTCCGGTCTTCTCCCACTCGTCCGCGGCCGTCATCCTCGGACTCCCGTCGTGGGGGCTTGCGCTACGCCGGGTCGTCGTCTCGGAAGACGGCGCTAAGGGCCGGACCCGCACGACCAATCTGACCGCGCACCGCACCCTGCGGCTCCGACGGGATGACGTCATCAGTGTCGATGGGCTTCGAGTCACGAAGCCGGCACTGACGGTGGTGGACCTCGCGACTTCGGCTAGGCGAGACGCGGCCGTTGCGGTGGCGGACGCCGCAGTCAACGGCGGGCTGGTCTCCGTGCCGGCTCTGGAGTGCGCCCTGGAGCAGGCGGTGGGCAGGATGGGGATCAAGAAGGCCCGGGCCGCGATGGTGATGGTCGACGGCCGGAGCGAGAGCGTTGCGGAGACCCTGAGCCGACTGTCGTTCAGCGATTACGGCCTGCCCACCCCGGAGACGCAGGCGAACATCTTCGATACCCATGGCAACCGAATCGCCAGAGTGGACTTCTTCTGGCGTGAATACGGGGTGATCGGCGAATGCGACGGCTTCGGCAAGTACTTCGACGGGGCGGATTCTGCCGAAACCAGGCGCCGGCTCGCCCGCGAGAAGGACCGGGACGCTGAACTGATGGCTCTCGGCTACCGGGTCGTCCACTGGAGATGGGCTGATCTGGAACAGCCTTGGCTGCTGGCCGAGCGGATCAGGCGTGTGCTCTTTCCGGTTGCAGCGTGA
- a CDS encoding RNA-binding S4 domain-containing protein, which yields MAVRVDAWTWSVRLFPSRTKAAAACRGGHVKVNGDAVQPSKSVVPGDRVQVTGALGRIRILEVVRTVNKRVGAPVAATCYIDHSPPPPPKEVVASQPRRDRGAGRPTKRERRETDRLQGRG from the coding sequence ATGGCAGTGCGGGTGGACGCGTGGACGTGGTCGGTGCGGCTGTTCCCGTCGCGGACCAAGGCGGCGGCCGCCTGCCGTGGCGGTCACGTCAAAGTCAATGGGGACGCCGTGCAACCGTCGAAGAGCGTCGTGCCCGGGGATCGCGTCCAGGTGACCGGTGCGCTCGGCCGGATCCGCATCCTCGAGGTCGTACGGACGGTCAACAAGCGGGTGGGTGCTCCCGTTGCCGCGACCTGCTACATCGATCACTCGCCACCGCCTCCGCCCAAGGAGGTGGTGGCCTCACAACCGCGGCGTGACAGGGGCGCGGGGCGGCCCACCAAGCGCGAGCGGCGGGAGACCGACCGGCTGCAGGGCCGCGGGTAG
- a CDS encoding malto-oligosyltrehalose synthase, whose product MAAADQPTTGPLRRGAALASTYRVQLRTPASDPDGRGFVLADVEELVPYLADLGVGSVYLSPLMTATPGSTHGYDVVDPTTVAAELGGIDALRSLRQACRAHGLGVVVDIVPNHLGVDQPVANRWWWDALRRGPDSPYFSFFDFDTEPANGADGRIAIPVLGSPEDIEQLVVVTPTGPGTESGSGTESGSGSGEAGSVEAELHFYDHRFPVAPGTGEGSAQQVHDRQHYRLVHWREPLLGYRRFFTVTGLAGLRQEDPAVFDATHSEVRRWCEEDLVDGIRVDHPDGLADPVGYARRLRELAGDDRWLLVEKILAPAEVLEPAMPVDGTTGYDALRLIDQMLVDHSGQARLTELATRYSGGPGDEEQVHEQSALLKRQIVIEDLSPELTRLARAVRRDAAGGRESSDAAGQDPIGVSSVGPDGVAGGGIDGGDDDADAMLREALVSVIAKTPVYRADYPVLRGTLPSIMEDLQRQEPKLESALRLVAGALALGGEASIRLAQVTGAATAKAEEDRLFYRLGRLVSLNEVGGSPGRMGLPVEAFHLAMAERARATPLAMTTLSTHDTKRGEDVRARISVLSQLPGEWADLVAEVFRRFPPPAEDAGYFLLQVIVGVWPESGEPSDVLRSRLHDYAEKALREAAVHTTWTDQDGDFESSAHKWIDTLLDSGGALLAPFARRIAPAGRDNSLIAKATQLMSPGVPDVYQGTEVWEDSLVDPDNRRFVDYAPLRSGAVARSGHPKFTLVREALRIRREHPAAMAGGAHVPLPVRGPAAADVVAFTRSVAGRPAVGMIARRRTAVVGAADVAGTSVQLPDGEWAVRPDGRSISGRVDVGDLLSGSPVVLIVREAD is encoded by the coding sequence GTGGCCGCCGCGGACCAGCCCACGACCGGGCCGCTGCGACGGGGCGCGGCACTGGCGAGCACCTACCGCGTGCAGCTGCGGACGCCCGCCTCCGACCCTGACGGCCGCGGGTTCGTCCTGGCCGACGTCGAGGAGCTGGTCCCCTACCTCGCCGACCTCGGCGTGGGCTCGGTGTACCTGTCGCCCCTGATGACCGCGACCCCCGGATCGACCCACGGGTACGACGTGGTGGACCCGACCACAGTGGCCGCGGAACTCGGTGGCATCGACGCGCTACGGTCCCTGCGGCAGGCGTGCCGGGCCCACGGGCTGGGCGTCGTGGTGGACATCGTGCCCAACCACCTGGGTGTCGACCAGCCGGTCGCGAACCGGTGGTGGTGGGACGCGCTGCGGCGGGGCCCCGATTCGCCGTACTTCTCGTTCTTCGACTTCGACACCGAACCCGCCAACGGGGCGGACGGCCGGATCGCGATCCCGGTGCTGGGATCACCGGAGGACATCGAGCAGCTCGTCGTCGTCACCCCCACCGGCCCCGGGACCGAGTCCGGCTCCGGCACCGAGTCCGGCTCCGGCTCCGGCGAGGCCGGTTCAGTTGAGGCCGAGCTCCACTTCTACGACCACCGCTTCCCGGTGGCTCCCGGCACCGGGGAGGGCAGCGCGCAGCAGGTTCACGACCGGCAGCACTACCGGCTGGTCCACTGGCGCGAGCCACTCCTGGGCTACCGGCGGTTCTTCACCGTCACCGGGCTCGCCGGCCTCCGGCAGGAGGACCCCGCGGTCTTCGACGCCACCCACTCCGAGGTACGCCGCTGGTGCGAGGAGGACCTGGTCGACGGCATCCGGGTCGACCACCCCGACGGCCTCGCCGACCCGGTGGGCTACGCCCGTCGGCTCCGCGAGCTGGCCGGCGACGACCGATGGCTGCTGGTCGAGAAGATCCTCGCCCCCGCCGAGGTACTCGAGCCCGCCATGCCCGTCGACGGGACCACCGGCTACGACGCCCTCCGTCTGATCGACCAGATGCTGGTGGACCACAGCGGGCAGGCTCGGTTGACCGAGCTGGCCACGCGGTACTCCGGCGGCCCCGGTGACGAGGAGCAGGTCCACGAGCAGTCCGCGCTGCTCAAGCGGCAGATCGTGATCGAGGACCTGTCCCCCGAGCTGACGCGGCTGGCTCGAGCGGTCCGGCGGGATGCCGCCGGTGGGCGGGAGTCGAGCGACGCCGCGGGTCAGGACCCGATCGGAGTGTCGAGTGTCGGTCCGGACGGTGTGGCCGGTGGTGGGATCGACGGTGGCGACGACGACGCGGACGCCATGCTCCGTGAGGCCCTGGTCTCGGTGATCGCGAAGACGCCCGTCTACCGCGCCGACTACCCCGTCCTGCGGGGCACCCTCCCGTCGATCATGGAGGACCTGCAGCGCCAAGAGCCCAAACTGGAGTCTGCACTCCGGCTCGTGGCGGGGGCGTTGGCTCTCGGCGGCGAGGCCTCGATCCGATTGGCACAGGTCACCGGCGCGGCCACCGCCAAGGCCGAGGAAGACCGCCTGTTCTACCGGCTCGGTCGGCTGGTCTCGCTGAACGAGGTCGGCGGCTCGCCGGGCCGTATGGGCCTGCCGGTGGAGGCCTTCCACCTGGCGATGGCCGAGCGCGCCCGCGCCACTCCGTTGGCGATGACGACGCTGAGCACCCACGACACCAAGCGGGGCGAGGACGTGCGTGCCCGGATCTCGGTGCTCTCGCAGCTGCCCGGAGAGTGGGCGGATCTCGTCGCCGAGGTGTTCCGGAGGTTTCCGCCGCCCGCCGAGGACGCCGGTTACTTCCTGCTCCAGGTGATCGTGGGCGTATGGCCGGAGTCGGGCGAGCCCTCCGACGTTCTGCGGTCCCGACTACACGACTACGCCGAGAAGGCACTGCGTGAAGCGGCCGTGCACACCACGTGGACCGATCAGGACGGGGACTTCGAATCCTCGGCCCACAAGTGGATCGACACACTGCTCGACTCGGGTGGCGCGCTGCTGGCCCCGTTCGCCCGGCGGATCGCCCCGGCCGGTCGCGACAACTCGCTGATCGCCAAGGCGACCCAACTGATGTCCCCCGGGGTGCCCGACGTATACCAGGGCACGGAGGTGTGGGAGGACTCGCTGGTCGACCCGGACAACCGCCGGTTCGTGGACTACGCGCCCCTGCGCTCCGGAGCGGTCGCCCGCAGCGGGCACCCCAAGTTCACGCTGGTCCGCGAGGCGCTGCGGATCCGGCGTGAGCACCCGGCTGCCATGGCGGGCGGTGCCCACGTCCCGCTTCCGGTGCGGGGCCCCGCTGCCGCCGACGTGGTGGCGTTCACCCGCTCCGTCGCCGGCCGGCCTGCGGTCGGCATGATCGCCCGGCGGCGCACCGCGGTCGTCGGCGCCGCAGACGTCGCCGGTACGTCGGTCCAGCTCCCGGACGGTGAATGGGCTGTCCGCCCGGACGGCCGGTCGATCTCCGGACGCGTGGACGTGGGCGACCTGCTCAGCGGGTCGCCGGTCGTGCTGATCGTGCGCGAGGCCGACTGA
- the glgX gene encoding glycogen debranching protein GlgX: MTNDDAQQSAPELIRAWPGTAFPLGATYDGTGTNFSLFSEVAERVELCLIDREGAETRVELTEVDGNIWHCYLFGVTPGQRYGFRVHGPYEPEHGLRCDPSKLLLDPYGKAFDGEFDGHPSLHSYDLDDPDSRNTEDSLGHTMVTVVINPYFDWGNDRSPGHEYHNTVIYEAHVKGMTATHPDIPAEMRGTYAGMTHPAIIDYLTDLGVTAIELMPVHQFMQDQRLVDMGLRNYWGYNSFGFLAPHNEYAFAEKPGDAVSEFKAMVKAFHDAGIEVILDVVYNHTAEGNHMGPTIGFRGIDNQAYYRLVEGDEQHYMDYTGTGNTLNVRHPHSLQLIMDSLRYWVLDMHVDGFRFDLASALARGLHDVDRLSSFFDLVQQDPVVSQVKLIAEPWDVGEGGYQVGNFPPLWTEWNGQFRDTVRDFWRGEPATLGEFASRLTGSSDLYENTGRRPTASINFVTAHDGFTLNDLVSYNEKRNEANGEDGNDGESHNRSWNCGVEGPTDDPAVLDLRHRQRRNMLTTLILSQGTPMIAHGDEVARTQSGNNNVYCQDNELAWMSWELDEEKEDLLAFTRRLVRLRKDHPVFRRRRFFGTVLRDDEDPQDIAWFSPDGSEMTRKDWDSGFGKSLAVYLNGEGIHEPDARGQRIIDDSFLMLFNAHHEPIEFSLLGSEYAESWEVVLDTADHLEERAGELGSDDTITVADRGTIVLRKVT; encoded by the coding sequence GTGACCAACGACGACGCGCAGCAGTCCGCCCCAGAGCTCATCCGCGCCTGGCCTGGTACCGCCTTCCCCCTCGGTGCCACCTACGACGGGACCGGTACCAACTTCTCCCTGTTCTCCGAGGTCGCCGAGCGCGTCGAGCTCTGCCTGATCGATCGGGAGGGCGCGGAGACGCGCGTCGAGCTCACCGAGGTCGACGGCAACATCTGGCACTGCTACCTGTTCGGCGTGACACCCGGACAGCGATACGGCTTCCGCGTGCACGGACCGTACGAGCCCGAACACGGTCTGCGCTGCGACCCCTCGAAGTTGCTGCTCGACCCGTACGGGAAGGCGTTCGACGGCGAGTTCGACGGACACCCGAGCCTGCACAGCTACGACCTCGACGATCCGGACAGCCGCAACACCGAGGACTCGCTCGGCCACACCATGGTCACCGTCGTGATCAACCCGTACTTCGACTGGGGAAACGACCGTTCGCCCGGACACGAGTACCACAACACGGTGATCTACGAGGCCCACGTCAAGGGCATGACCGCCACGCACCCGGACATCCCCGCCGAGATGCGCGGCACCTACGCCGGCATGACCCACCCGGCGATCATCGACTACCTGACCGACCTCGGCGTCACGGCGATCGAGTTGATGCCGGTCCACCAGTTCATGCAGGACCAGCGCCTGGTGGACATGGGTCTGCGCAACTACTGGGGCTACAACAGCTTCGGGTTCCTGGCCCCGCACAACGAGTACGCCTTCGCCGAAAAGCCGGGCGACGCGGTGAGCGAGTTCAAGGCCATGGTCAAGGCGTTCCACGACGCCGGCATCGAGGTGATCCTGGACGTGGTCTACAACCACACCGCCGAGGGCAACCACATGGGGCCGACGATCGGCTTCCGCGGGATCGACAATCAGGCCTACTACCGACTGGTCGAGGGCGACGAGCAGCACTACATGGACTACACGGGCACCGGGAACACGCTCAACGTCCGGCACCCGCACTCCCTGCAACTCATCATGGACTCGCTGCGGTACTGGGTCCTCGACATGCACGTCGACGGCTTCCGGTTCGACCTCGCCTCCGCCCTGGCCCGGGGACTGCACGACGTCGACAGGCTGTCCTCGTTCTTCGACCTGGTCCAGCAGGACCCGGTGGTCAGCCAGGTCAAACTCATCGCGGAGCCGTGGGACGTGGGCGAGGGCGGCTACCAGGTGGGCAACTTCCCGCCACTGTGGACCGAGTGGAACGGGCAGTTCCGCGACACCGTCCGCGACTTCTGGCGCGGGGAGCCCGCCACCCTGGGCGAGTTCGCCTCGCGCCTGACCGGCTCCTCGGACCTGTACGAGAACACCGGCCGACGCCCCACCGCGTCCATCAACTTCGTCACCGCCCACGACGGCTTCACCCTCAACGACCTGGTCAGCTACAACGAGAAGCGCAACGAGGCCAACGGCGAGGACGGCAACGACGGCGAGAGCCACAACCGCTCCTGGAACTGCGGCGTCGAGGGCCCCACCGACGACCCGGCCGTGCTGGACCTGCGCCACCGGCAGCGCCGCAACATGCTCACCACCCTGATCCTGTCGCAGGGGACGCCGATGATCGCCCACGGTGACGAGGTCGCCCGCACGCAGAGCGGCAACAACAACGTCTACTGCCAGGACAACGAGCTCGCATGGATGAGCTGGGAACTGGACGAGGAGAAGGAGGATCTCCTCGCGTTCACCCGCAGACTCGTCCGCTTGCGCAAGGACCACCCGGTGTTCCGCCGGCGCAGGTTCTTCGGCACGGTGCTCCGCGACGACGAAGACCCCCAGGACATCGCCTGGTTCAGCCCCGACGGTTCGGAGATGACCCGCAAGGACTGGGATTCCGGCTTCGGCAAGTCCCTGGCCGTCTACCTCAACGGCGAGGGCATCCACGAGCCCGACGCGCGCGGCCAGCGGATCATCGACGACTCGTTCCTCATGCTGTTCAACGCCCACCACGAGCCCATCGAGTTCTCGCTGCTGGGTTCCGAGTACGCCGAGAGCTGGGAGGTCGTCCTGGACACCGCCGACCACCTCGAGGAACGCGCCGGTGAGCTGGGTTCGGACGACACGATCACCGTGGCCGATCGCGGCACGATCGTCCTGCGCAAGGTCACCTGA
- a CDS encoding acyltransferase family protein, producing MATETPAAPARRRRGKMAYRHDIDGLRGLAIALVVVFHIWMGRVSGGVDVFLTLSGFFFLGSLLRGASDGRTPLNPIPHLTRLVRRLYPALVVTVAATVAGTILIKPPTQWSSIFEQTLASLFYYQNWELALTSQDYAAADATISPLQHLWSMSVQGQFYLVALAVVLGLTALWRLVVRRGTPTTFLLVVVAAGTAASVWWSAHGQAVNQPWNYYDTGARMWELLIGGLVAILLAGIVLPWPLRMLSTIAGLFLVVSTGFLFDGAAYFPGPLAWYPIGGALLIILGGNLPEGERATPRRDPVTWLLSARVFRRLGDISYSLYLWHWPLLILWLSYDQQAEITLVSGLVIVAVSVVLALLTEKYVERPLRMASRARSRATPAAQQRDALRKGPGRSARDQQRFVKATVLVVVAAVASLGTVGWWTATSASRSAVPYVDSLTDPDHPGARAFFDGVPAPEGVGYLPSLLQVGNDLPVSTMDGCISNFESSEVQMCVYGDVTAPRTVALVGGSHAEHWISGLDEVGRHYGFRVVTLLKMGCPLTLDASVSDSDEPLYESCAEWTPAALAALVGLAPEFVFTTATRPVGVVGPDIAPRQYVELWRALDQQGIGVIAIRDTPWLNQGRGPIRAGDCLGDGGTPEECGMPRERSIAPINPAGLAGAGIDSVRLIDLTDGLCDAENCPVVVGNVIVYHDSHHLSGSWVRSASGELARQMGPATGWW from the coding sequence GTGGCCACTGAAACCCCGGCCGCGCCTGCTCGCCGCCGGCGCGGGAAGATGGCCTACCGGCACGACATCGACGGGCTGCGCGGGCTGGCGATCGCCCTGGTCGTGGTGTTCCACATCTGGATGGGCCGCGTCTCCGGCGGCGTGGACGTGTTCCTCACCCTGTCCGGGTTCTTCTTCCTGGGATCGCTCCTGCGCGGAGCCTCGGACGGACGCACCCCGCTCAACCCGATCCCCCACCTCACGCGGCTGGTCCGCCGGCTGTACCCGGCGCTCGTGGTCACGGTGGCCGCGACCGTGGCGGGAACGATCCTCATCAAACCCCCCACCCAGTGGTCATCGATCTTCGAACAGACCCTCGCGTCGCTGTTCTACTACCAGAACTGGGAACTCGCACTCACCTCCCAGGACTACGCCGCGGCCGACGCCACCATCTCGCCGCTGCAGCACCTGTGGTCCATGTCGGTGCAGGGGCAGTTCTACCTGGTCGCCCTGGCCGTCGTCCTGGGCCTGACCGCGTTGTGGCGGCTCGTCGTGCGGAGAGGTACGCCCACGACGTTCCTCCTGGTGGTCGTGGCCGCGGGCACCGCGGCATCGGTGTGGTGGTCCGCGCATGGCCAGGCGGTCAACCAGCCGTGGAACTACTACGACACCGGCGCCCGCATGTGGGAGCTGCTCATCGGCGGCCTCGTGGCGATCCTGCTCGCCGGGATCGTGCTGCCGTGGCCGCTGCGCATGCTCAGCACGATCGCGGGGTTGTTCCTCGTGGTGAGCACCGGCTTCCTGTTCGACGGCGCCGCCTATTTCCCCGGCCCCCTGGCGTGGTATCCGATCGGTGGGGCCCTGCTGATCATCCTCGGCGGCAACCTCCCCGAGGGTGAACGCGCGACGCCACGGAGGGACCCGGTCACCTGGCTGTTGTCCGCCAGGGTGTTCCGCCGCCTTGGCGACATCTCGTACTCCTTGTACCTGTGGCACTGGCCTCTGCTCATCCTCTGGCTCTCCTACGACCAGCAGGCCGAGATCACGCTGGTGTCTGGGCTGGTGATCGTCGCGGTCTCCGTGGTGTTGGCCCTCCTCACCGAGAAGTACGTCGAACGACCGCTGCGGATGGCCAGCCGGGCACGGAGCCGGGCCACACCCGCGGCCCAGCAGCGGGACGCACTCCGCAAGGGGCCCGGAAGGTCCGCCCGCGATCAGCAACGTTTCGTGAAGGCGACCGTCCTCGTCGTCGTCGCCGCCGTGGCCAGTCTCGGCACCGTCGGATGGTGGACGGCCACGTCCGCCTCCCGCTCGGCCGTGCCCTACGTCGACTCCCTCACCGACCCGGACCACCCCGGGGCCCGCGCCTTCTTCGACGGGGTCCCGGCCCCCGAGGGCGTCGGCTACCTCCCCTCCCTCCTGCAGGTGGGCAACGACCTGCCCGTGAGCACCATGGACGGGTGCATCTCGAACTTCGAGTCGTCCGAGGTGCAGATGTGTGTGTACGGCGATGTCACGGCGCCACGCACCGTCGCGCTGGTGGGAGGTTCGCACGCCGAGCACTGGATCAGCGGCCTCGACGAGGTCGGGCGCCACTACGGCTTCCGCGTGGTGACGCTGCTCAAGATGGGGTGCCCCCTCACCCTGGACGCCTCGGTGTCCGACAGTGACGAGCCGCTGTACGAGAGCTGCGCCGAGTGGACCCCGGCCGCCCTGGCCGCCCTCGTGGGCCTGGCGCCCGAGTTCGTGTTCACCACCGCCACCCGGCCGGTGGGGGTCGTGGGTCCGGACATCGCCCCGCGCCAGTACGTGGAGCTCTGGCGCGCACTGGACCAGCAGGGCATCGGCGTGATCGCCATCCGCGACACCCCGTGGCTCAACCAGGGACGCGGCCCGATCCGCGCCGGGGACTGCCTGGGAGACGGTGGAACTCCCGAAGAGTGCGGGATGCCCCGGGAGCGGTCCATCGCGCCGATCAACCCCGCCGGACTCGCCGGGGCCGGGATCGACTCGGTGCGGCTGATCGACCTCACCGACGGCCTGTGCGACGCGGAGAACTGCCCGGTCGTGGTGGGCAACGTGATCGTCTACCACGATTCCCACCACCTCTCGGGCTCCTGGGTCCGGTCCGCGTCGGGCGAACTGGCCCGGCAGATGGGGCCCGCGACCGGCTGGTGGTGA
- a CDS encoding NUDIX hydrolase has translation MSQSNTGHEVLVVVGQVRPVPQAASPVLHVLLWQHALGPAAGRWALPGGGVRDDEDLAASATRQLAEKVDVRSLSHLESVAEFSEPSRVPGRRVFASGFLGVLPSDADPAVPEDTAWFRVDRLPDTVFDHAEIVARARARLAAKLSYSTLGFALAPEEFTLSTLAQHYAAALGHPVDPTNLQRVLTRRGELVRCGRSAPPGPSGGRPAALYRFSERRLRITDQFATLRPPADIEQCRSSGT, from the coding sequence ATGTCACAGTCTAACACCGGGCACGAGGTACTCGTAGTCGTGGGCCAGGTCCGGCCGGTCCCGCAGGCCGCCTCTCCCGTGCTCCACGTGTTGCTGTGGCAACACGCGCTCGGCCCGGCGGCCGGACGGTGGGCGCTCCCCGGCGGCGGCGTCAGGGACGACGAGGACCTGGCCGCCTCCGCCACCCGGCAGCTCGCCGAGAAGGTCGATGTGCGTTCCTTGAGCCACCTGGAATCCGTCGCGGAGTTCTCCGAGCCGTCGCGCGTGCCAGGCCGCCGGGTGTTCGCCTCGGGTTTCCTCGGGGTGCTGCCCAGTGATGCCGACCCGGCCGTCCCCGAGGACACGGCGTGGTTCCGGGTGGACCGGCTCCCCGACACCGTCTTCGACCACGCCGAGATCGTCGCCCGCGCACGGGCCCGGCTCGCCGCCAAGCTCTCCTATTCCACCCTGGGTTTCGCGCTCGCGCCGGAGGAGTTCACCCTCTCCACCCTGGCCCAGCACTACGCAGCCGCCCTCGGCCACCCGGTGGACCCGACCAACCTCCAGCGGGTGCTCACCCGGCGAGGCGAACTGGTGCGTTGCGGACGAAGCGCGCCGCCGGGCCCCTCGGGCGGTCGGCCCGCCGCGCTGTACCGGTTCTCCGAGCGCAGACTGCGGATCACCGATCAGTTCGCGACACTCCGGCCGCCCGCGGACATCGAGCAGTGCCGTTCTTCCGGGACATAA